A part of Haladaptatus caseinilyticus genomic DNA contains:
- a CDS encoding HAD family hydrolase — protein MTYDSLLFDVDGVLLDFHPEHPTAYRQAVEETFDAFGISPSTADVDAFIAGATIEDMRRVCDNLGVDFTRFWPEREANTSSLQCGMMDCGERVPYDDCSVLFDLAEHHAMGVISSNQHATVEYMLEYFEFAHLFETVYGRKPTVEGFERTKPDTYYLERAMADLDVTDGLYVGDSACDVRAAHAAGLDSVFVRRSHRTEYDLPEDPTYEVTSLTVLPDLPGVTADS, from the coding sequence ATGACGTATGATTCGCTGTTGTTCGATGTCGATGGCGTCCTTCTCGACTTCCATCCGGAGCATCCGACCGCCTATCGGCAGGCTGTCGAGGAGACGTTCGATGCGTTTGGCATTTCTCCATCGACTGCCGACGTAGACGCGTTTATCGCGGGTGCGACGATCGAGGATATGCGTCGCGTGTGTGATAATCTCGGCGTCGACTTCACCAGGTTTTGGCCGGAGCGCGAAGCAAACACGTCGAGCCTTCAATGTGGAATGATGGATTGTGGCGAGCGAGTACCATACGACGATTGTTCGGTTCTTTTTGACCTCGCTGAACACCACGCAATGGGTGTTATCAGCAGCAACCAACACGCAACCGTCGAATACATGCTCGAATATTTCGAGTTTGCTCACCTTTTCGAGACGGTATACGGCCGCAAACCGACGGTCGAAGGATTCGAACGAACGAAGCCGGACACGTACTATCTCGAACGCGCAATGGCGGACCTCGACGTAACGGACGGATTGTACGTCGGGGATAGTGCATGTGACGTTCGTGCTGCCCACGCCGCTGGTCTCGATTCGGTGTTCGTTCGCCGGTCGCATCGAACGGAATACGATCTTCCCGAAGATCCGACCTACGAGGTAACGTCACTCACAGTCCTCCCCGACCTCCCGGGTGTCACAGCGGATTCGTAG
- a CDS encoding anhydro-N-acetylmuramic acid kinase, protein MAHLRNGHERTAGDKGGGVNERIVIGLMSGTSLDGVDAACCRIRSDGNDSPDYDVSVESFVTRSYDPPLRERIEKVCTDEGSVAEVCTLNVTLGTVFADAAVAAATAANIDIENVNAIGSHGQTVRHEPIPKAMPVGDERLRSTLQIGDGSLIAERTGITTISDFRTADIAVGGHGAPLVPFADLALLADDESFQIAQNIGGIANCTALPPEASRENVTAFDTGPGNMVIDGVVQRLTDGERTYDRDGEIARNGTVSDAILKTAMDKHYFHTAPPKSTGREEFGRAYVREFIDICREQNLPDEDIVATATALTARSIAAAYRKFLPQMPDEVVVSGGGAFNSTLIEMLDAEVNGPVTTIDEYGIGADAKEAVAFALLATAALDGVPNNVPSATGAARPVVMGKRCPPT, encoded by the coding sequence GTGGCTCACCTACGAAACGGTCACGAAAGAACTGCGGGCGACAAAGGGGGCGGCGTGAACGAGCGCATCGTTATCGGCCTCATGTCCGGAACGTCACTGGATGGCGTCGATGCGGCCTGTTGTCGAATTCGAAGCGATGGGAACGACAGTCCAGACTACGATGTGTCCGTCGAGTCGTTCGTCACGCGTTCGTATGACCCACCACTCCGCGAGCGAATCGAAAAGGTGTGCACCGACGAGGGATCCGTCGCGGAGGTGTGTACCCTGAACGTTACGCTCGGAACGGTTTTCGCGGATGCGGCTGTTGCGGCCGCCACGGCCGCGAACATCGATATAGAGAATGTAAACGCCATCGGGTCACACGGCCAAACAGTCCGGCACGAACCGATACCGAAAGCGATGCCCGTTGGTGACGAGCGTCTCCGTTCGACGCTCCAAATTGGGGACGGGAGTCTTATCGCCGAACGAACCGGTATTACGACGATTTCCGACTTCCGCACCGCCGACATTGCAGTCGGCGGACATGGTGCCCCCCTTGTACCGTTCGCCGACCTCGCCCTACTTGCCGACGATGAGTCGTTCCAGATCGCTCAGAACATCGGTGGAATCGCAAACTGTACAGCGTTGCCACCCGAAGCGAGTCGAGAGAACGTCACAGCATTCGACACGGGTCCCGGCAATATGGTTATTGATGGCGTCGTCCAACGGTTGACCGACGGCGAACGGACGTACGATCGAGATGGAGAAATCGCTCGGAACGGAACGGTCAGCGACGCGATTCTCAAAACTGCGATGGACAAGCACTACTTCCATACTGCGCCTCCGAAATCGACCGGGAGGGAAGAGTTTGGTCGTGCGTACGTTCGAGAGTTCATCGACATCTGTCGCGAGCAAAATCTTCCCGACGAAGATATCGTCGCGACAGCGACCGCGCTGACGGCCCGATCGATCGCTGCTGCGTACCGCAAATTCCTCCCGCAGATGCCGGACGAAGTCGTCGTCTCCGGCGGTGGAGCGTTCAATTCTACGCTCATCGAGATGCTCGACGCGGAGGTGAACGGTCCGGTAACAACGATCGATGAATATGGCATCGGTGCCGACGCGAAGGAAGCCGTCGCGTTCGCCCTACTCGCCACAGCAGCACTCGATGGGGTTCCAAATAATGTTCCCAGCGCGACCGGTGCCGCCCGCCCGGTCGTCATGGGAAAGCGTTGTCCACCGACCTGA
- a CDS encoding GNAT family N-acetyltransferase codes for MTAEFRQLTDYDSIRVGIDCWNRTYPSFAIPGRVAVQNVFAPFTGVDVTAWGGFEDNTLVAFALGKRLTTSIPEYTGSEQGWISLFAVDPAVENRTNVSQKLLATVERDMTDFGVSRLRFGGDPGHFLPGVPTELDDLRKTLRQNGFGIDRTFHDLRGTLTEYESPPRIADVADSWPELALERVGADAKPLLEFLSDQFPGRWSYEAENFVRVPGGASEYWLLRNEGETVGFARTNTPNSAYRGGNVNWADRLDGTVCGLGPLGVHESYRGRGWGLWLVASLTERYRDAGYDHMIIDWTDLAEYYGKLGFEPWLTYETVTKELRATKGAA; via the coding sequence CGGCATCGACTGCTGGAATCGCACCTATCCGTCCTTCGCCATCCCGGGGCGGGTAGCGGTACAGAACGTCTTTGCCCCCTTCACCGGGGTCGATGTAACGGCATGGGGTGGTTTCGAGGACAATACGCTCGTGGCGTTCGCGCTCGGAAAGCGGCTTACGACGTCGATTCCCGAATATACGGGTTCCGAACAGGGATGGATAAGTCTGTTCGCTGTGGATCCGGCAGTCGAGAATCGAACCAATGTTTCTCAAAAACTGCTCGCGACGGTCGAGCGCGACATGACGGATTTTGGCGTCTCCCGACTCCGTTTTGGCGGTGACCCCGGGCATTTCCTCCCCGGTGTCCCGACCGAGCTGGACGACCTTCGGAAGACGCTCCGTCAAAACGGGTTCGGCATCGACAGGACGTTTCACGACCTCCGAGGTACCCTCACGGAATACGAATCACCCCCACGAATCGCCGACGTTGCCGACTCGTGGCCGGAGTTGGCGCTCGAACGGGTCGGAGCGGACGCGAAACCCCTTCTCGAATTCCTGTCCGACCAGTTCCCGGGTCGCTGGAGCTACGAGGCGGAGAACTTCGTCCGTGTTCCTGGTGGGGCTTCGGAGTACTGGCTCCTCCGAAACGAGGGAGAAACGGTCGGCTTCGCCCGGACGAACACGCCGAATTCAGCGTATCGCGGTGGGAACGTCAACTGGGCGGACCGACTCGACGGAACCGTCTGCGGACTTGGCCCGCTCGGCGTTCACGAATCGTATCGCGGTCGTGGATGGGGACTCTGGTTGGTCGCGTCGCTCACCGAACGCTATCGCGACGCGGGATACGACCACATGATCATCGACTGGACCGACCTCGCCGAATACTACGGTAAGCTCGGCTTCGAACCGTGGCTCACCTACGAAACGGTCACGAAAGAACTGCGGGCGACAAAGGGGGCGGCGTGA